AGACGTTGGAGAGTAGGAAGGAGATGTTGGCGAATAGGCTGGAGACGAAGGCGAGAAACCTGGGGACGAAACTCCACCAAACCCTGGTGAACTTGGTGCTTCGCCGAATCCTCCACCATAATCTCCCCCTCCGTATGCCGTAAAACCACCGGCCATAGCATCAGAGGCACCTGAATCAACCAAAGGTGAGAACATGAGCTCATCTTTAACGTCGATTTCTGTATTGACAAGTCCACTTTCGTTACTATAAGGAGTGGCACCACCGTCCTGACCGTCTTCCAATTCAGTGACTTTCTGTTCTGGCATGTATTTCACCAGAGACTCCTCATCGATCATGACATCAAAAGAACCTGTACCGATTGGAGCCATTTGCCCAAGAATAACATTTTCAGAGACACCTCGACAATCGTCCATCTCAGCGCACGCACCAGCTTCAAATAAAATTTCGactgtttcttcaaatgaacATCTCATCAAAGCTCCTGTTGCCGACCTGTTGAAACCGTGACGCGTAACAGAAGTCAACCCACCTTGTGTCGTCATGACATCAACTAACAATGCCATATGACGGTAGTTCACATACGAACCATCAGATGCAATGACATTGTAAACTTCTTTGTACAGAGCTGCACGACCTGCTTCGATACCAAGAACCTCCATGATGTCAATGAAAGAGTTGGTGTAAATCCTTTTTGAGTCAACACCGGGTACGGTCATGACTTCTGATAAATTAACACCATCAGTTTCTAGAACCCATTCAGGGACTTTGTGGTATTCACCTGTGGCACTTGGAACCTTACGGTCatacttcatcatcaccacaCGCTCAATGTTTTCAACACCACGCAAGGTGATGTTCTCTAACATCGTATtctcaatcttcttcagcatATGGTCTTCCTCGGCTTCGGTCTCTATATCCATAGACTTTGGACGAACAACACGACAACGAATAATAAGTTTTTCAGCGTTATCTTCTGACCAGATAACGAATAAATCGTTCTTGAATGTCTCCTTAATCTTTTCACCCACTTGACCCATAGTCAAATCTTTATCATTCATGGCAGCACGATCCAATTCTAGACGTAACAACCAAGGAGACTGCTGATCTAAGGACTTCTCAGTTTCATCatccaacaaagaaaagtgcaattgaataatttcttcatcttccgCAATGACAGTGCTACGAGGGTCAGGATCATAGTAAATTTCAGATGCCACAGTGACACTCTTCAGGGTTGTGTGCTCAATCGCTGATCTGATAAACTTGGCTTTTTCNNNNNNNNNNNNTAAACGAGGAACACCTGATGTAACTTTCTTCGAAGCGACACCCGCAAAATGAAACGTGTTCAGTGTCATTTGGGTCGCTGGTTCACCAATAGATTGTGCAGCCAAAACTCCGACCATCTCACCAGGATGAACAATGGAGCGCAAGAACTGTATCTCTATATTGTTCAGAACCCATTCAAATGCTTGTTTTGTTAGCCTGTACTCTTCGATAACTCTACGTGTTGCTAAACGAGAACGCATCAAGCAGCAGAACAAAGAAACGGCATCTTGCTGAGCATTCTTAATGATCTCGCTATTACCACGCAGGACAAGTAACTTGTCCTGTAGATTCTTGACAGCGAAATAAACATCACGTATACTCAAGTCGGAAGGTTTAGTATGGTCGATTCTAAAAGTCTGCTGGGCATTCTGAACTATACGCCTGATATTCACGGGCAGAGGCCAGTTTGGTTCACCGTCAACAAACACCGAACGTAGGAAAAACCTGTCCTCGACTAACTGCTTGtactcttcatcaagaagaaccTGCAACTTAAGATCACCAACAATTTCTGATCCAGACTCCAACAAAGATGGGTCCAGTAAATGGTCAGGATTCAAAAGATCTATCCTGTATCTCTTTTCGAATGCACTATCCGAGCCACCAATAGTATCGATCGCCTGCTTTTCAATATGTGATGCGTCCATACCATCTTCACCGTAGACAAATTGAATCACATTACCCAGGGAGTTTCTGGTTGTGCTATCGTAATGAACCATGATATCTTCCAGAGCCTTAACAAGACGACGCTGAATATAACCAGTCTCGGCTGTCTTGACAGCGGTATCGATCAAACCTTCACGACCACCCATTGcgtggaagaagaattctTGAGGGGTTAAGCCCCTCAGGTATGAATTTTCGACGAAACCTTTAGATTCAGGGGAATAGTCATCCTTCGAGAAATGCGGTAGAGTACGGTCGACGAAACCGAACGCAATACGCTTACCTTCAACAGATTGTTGGCCGACACAGGCAGACATTTGTGCGATGTTAATAAAGGAACCTTTAGAACCGGCGCTCACCATTTGTTTGACGTtattcaaatctttcaagttAACTTCAGCAAGACGACCTGCTTTGTCTCTTGCTTCGTTCAAGAATCTGACAACGTTATCTTCAAAGGATTCACGAAGGGTCATACCATGTTTGGCGGTTAACAGGTTTGCTTGTGCCTCTTTGGTGACATCTTCgaccttcttctttgcatctGCGATGGTTTCAGTAATCTCTCTCATTGTCTGTCCGTCGGCGATGGTATCACCAATACCGGTGGAGAACCCGTTGTGCAAAAACCAATAGTTGACGACCTTTTGAATATTACCAAACAACCTAGCACAAATCTGTGGTCCCTTTTCTCGAGTCACGACGTGGATTAGACCACCACTAGAAGAACCCACAGTTTTCTTATCCACAACACCAAAAATGATCTTACCGTCTATGATAAGCATACCATTGTCCTTTGGTGACAAAAGCGTTGTACCTTCGTCGAAACGTTGCAGATGAATACCCTTGGGGATTGCAATGGAAAGAATCTGTTTACCAGTCCATAGAGGTTTTGGTTTTATTATCGCTGGAGTTGGTATGACACCATCCCAGTCGGGGACCCAGTAAAGCATATTCAGCACTTGATCAAGTTCGATAAAATTATCTCTCAAGGTCAACTTACGAATACCACATAACGTATCTTGCACAATACCCATACAAGGTTTATTAGACTGAGGAGAGACAATTTGTAAAGGAACTGCACACAATTGCGACAATTCGGCTCTTGTTTCCTCGGATTGAGGGACATGTAAATTcatttcatcaccatcgAAATCTGCGTTATATGGCGATGTGACGGATAAGTTCAGTCTAAAAGTTGAGTAGGGCATGACTTTGACTCTGTGTGCCATCATGGACATCTTATGCAAAGAAGGCTGACGGTTGAACAGCACTGGATCATTGTCCATGATATGCCTTTCGACCTTCCATCCATATTGAAGTTGAATGTCACCTGCCCTCTTACTGTATCGAAGATCGATACGATCACCGTTATCACGAATGACATATTTGGCACCTGGATGCTCATTGGGACCATTACGGACCAGGAACGTTAGTCTATCGATATTGTATGGTGTGACGACTTCAGGATAGGTTAAGGTCTTGGCAATAGATTTAGGGACACCCACTTGATCCAATTCCAAATTGGGGTCACCAGAAATAACCGTTCTGGCGGAGAAATCAACACGCTTACCCATTAGATTACCTCTGATACGACCTTCTTTACCCTTTAAACGAGCACGAATTGACTTAACGGGACGACCAGATTTTTGAAGAGCTTGCGGTTGACCAGCAATATCGTTATCCATATAGGTGGCAACATGGAACTGAAGTAAActttctgcttcttcaattgcgTGATGTGGTGCACCGTTGTGCTCCAATGTCTCCAAACTTATATTTGCCTTCAAAATATCGGCCAGTTTAAACGTTAAATCATCTTCCCCTCTTTGAGATTCGTTGAAGGAAATTGAGGGTCTAactggtggtggtggaaCTGGTAAGACTGTAAGAATCATCCATTCGGGACGagcaaattcttcattgaaTCCTAGCCTATTTGAATCTTCCTTTGATATGTGcttgaaaatattcaaaatttccTCCATTGTTAAAATTCTTTGTTCCGGTTCTTCTGGATCTCCCGtgttcttctccttcttccAACTACCCACTAACTTCAACCCATCCTTCCGAACGGTCGGTTGAGCATTACCACAACCACCTCTTGAAATTAATTTAGTTGGGTCTTCCTCTGAAGGCACATCACTTTCACAGATCATCTTAGTCTTACAAAGAGTCCAGATAGCATTAAATCTTTTCTTGGAATCCTTGATTTTACATGCTTGCCTCATTTGTTCATTATGATCATCGAGTAAAAGCTTACCACAATGCATACAAACACACTCGCAAACTTTCTTAATTTTTGTGATGAAACCGATATGGAAAACTGGCTTGGCCAAATCAATATGACCAAAATGGCCGGGACATTCATTCATACCTTCTTGACAAGTTTGACATTTCAAGTTACGATCAATAGAACCCAACCTGGGGTCATTCAATCCACCGATCTTGGCTCGTGTCTGAGTTTCGTCCATCGTTTCTGGGAATCTAATCTTTGCAACACTAATGGCTCTGACTTCTTCCGGTGAGAAAAGACCAAACTGGACCTCCTTCACAGTACGAAGTGGAGCACTGGAATACTGTTGTGCAACCATGGTGCTGAATTGTTTCTATAATGTTAtttttttggtatttttAATGGTATCAATTATTCTGCAATACTGGCTTGGAACGgaaaattcttgatattaTGCAATTCTCAGTTGCCTCTTGCTTATGATCGGATAGCCAACTAAGTAACTGATCGTTCTCTGTTAACTTTTCctgagcttgaaaatttttccaagTGAAGAAGGCCAAATGACACAATGAGTAGTCAGTGGAAAGGGGAGTGATCGCTTAAAGGTGACCAAGTACAGGTGTTCTATGTCTGAATTCAGAAGAAACCTATAGCTCTTATCTTGGACCTAAAGTGTACTTGTTTAAACTTGCCCGTGGAAAACTGGTTCTCAAGGGTGTATCGAAATGGAAACGCAAAAGAACAAAACCAACAACGCCCAAAAGGAAAAGCTGAAAGTACACTGGACTAAACTTGTGAAGTTCCCCCAATAGATCCCAATCAAACTTGAAAGTGACCTTACCCTCTTTACTTATGAATTCGACTATTCTTTAAGTTACCGTTGGCCATTtgtttatcaaattttgccACCGCCGACTAGTCGACAAAGTTTTAAGTCGTTACCCAACCATaaaagtcacgtgaaaGTGTAAGGTCAGCACTATATATAAGCTCTAAATAGCACCAAGAGTCCGTTTCTCAGCTTCTAGTGTCATAATAGACATTCAATGCTGGCTACAGCCTTCGATGTGATCATCTATTTTTGTCCTCTGACGTATACTTTACTAGTCAGTGCGATGAGTTCGCTAGCTCAGGAAAACATCTTGGATAGAGACTTCTTCTGTTTGTCGTTTATTTGCTTTCTTTTTAACCTTAACATCTTTGATTGCGTTGAGGATTGCAGCATCATTCTGCTGGAATGTCGTGGCCATCTCAAGATCTGTGAGGGCCATGTCTATGTCATTCAAAGCGTTGTAGGCCAAACCACGACGGTAAAGAGCCTTGGCCTTTGCCTTATCATCAGCAGCCTCTGCGTAAAGAACTTCAGAGCCAGCTACCAGGACCTTTCTGTAGTCCTTACACTTAAGTGCACAAAGCGCGATGTTCAAAGGCAATGAgactttcaaatcgttgATTTTCTTAATATCTTCTTCGGGCAAATCTTCTGGAGTGTACTCTTTTAGAAACTTGTCGCATTTTTGGTATTTCTCCAAGGCGACCGTGTAATTCTGCTTCTTAAATTGATCGGTACCGATTTGTTTAACGAATTCGGTGGCTTTCAAAACACTTTTGACATCGTTTACGTCCACTTTGCTATCTTCCTTGAGCGACTCCTCGTAATTATCACCGTACTCATCAGTTGGAGTATCCTCTGCATTTGCTGGAACTTCATAGTCGTCGGGCAAGACGCCACAATCTTCGATCTTGACATCTCTCATAGGTTTATCGTTGCCTTGATCAGTTTGTTGACTCTCAATAAGACGCACGAGTCTCTTTCCTTGAATCACTTCACCAAACACAACGTGTTTGCCATCCAGATGTGGAGTTGGAACACAGGTAATGAAAGCTTGAGATCCATTGGTGTTTGGACCGGCATTGGCCATGGACAACAGGAAAGGCTTGTCGTGTTTCAAAGTAAAGTTTTCATCCTCGAATTTCTCACCGTAAATACTCTCCCCACCGGTACCATCAGAATTGGTAAAATCACCGAATTGTAGCATAAAATCCTTAATCACTCTGTGAAAAATGGATCCCTTGTAGGACAATGGCACATCAGGTTTACTCTTGGCCATGCCAAAATCTCCTTTACATAGTTCAAGGAAGTTTTCAGCGGTCTTTGGCACAACATCGTTGTACAATTCAAAAACAATGCGACCCTTAGGGGTACCGCCAATGGATATGTCGAAATAAGTCTTAGATCTTGCCATTGAAACTGTTCAGTTAGTTCAATTCcctttcaattcatcatgaACTTGACCATTATCATCTTTTTCATATGATCGATTCGCGCGATCAAATTAATGGATTTTTCTAGAAGTAAGGGAAGAACTCTCTCGATAGATAGTACTAATCTCTGATCTTAGTGTTGAGCACCTTTTCGTATTCTGAAGTCTGTGAGTCTGTATCCgtaccttcttcttccctTGCCTCATTTTCGCTGTTGTACTCctcatcgtcctcatcgtcatcgCCATCCTGCCATAGATCACGCCTAGTATCTCCTTCGTCCTTCACGCCAAGTAAACTCGTGAGAGTGCTTCGGTAGTGAGAGCTATCCTGCGGGAGTTCATGCGATAACCCTCGCAAGTGTCCGTAATCCTCTACGACTTCGCCTGTTCTCAGATCGATAACATCACCTTGGTCCTCGACGGATTCGTATTTATTAATGATACTAGTCCAAGCAGTCTTCATATTTTCATCAGCAAGCTTGTGCCGCTGCATAATCTCATCATCGGTTAACATAGGGATCAGCTGCTTTTCTCGAGAAACAATATAGGTTAAACCATTCCTCTTCTCTACAGCCACAGGTGGTGACTTCTTACGTGAACTGATTTTCTTTGCCTCTGCTCCAGGTAAGATTTCAACTATACCTTTGTCCTTCCGCTTCTTAAGCTCCTCTTCAGAGGAACCAAGTATACTTTTCAATGCGCCATGCAACTTTTTTAGAGCTACTTTCTTGGAGGATTTTCCCTTGCTTCTCATCAATATTCGGATGTCAGTTGTGTGCTTAGACTATTAGTTTATGTACAGGTATGATAAAGCGCGATGCGCGCGTTAACATAGGACGCTTTGTTAGCGATCAACAGTACGGACTCTATCTCTATTGCCCTTAGTATCCCAGCATTTTCTGAATAATGCCATTTCCTTCATACATTGTCTCCAATCGTTTGTCTCTGCATGACAGAGTTGCAAGGCCAGATTCTCTACGTAGCAACCAGTTTCGGAGATTCTTTTGTCCCATACATCAGGATCAgactctttcttcaagtcattGTACTCTTGCAAAGCTTCCTGGTAATAACGTGATTCTTCAGACATGCTTATTCTTGGAGCAATCTCAACTGGTTGTATTAAACTATATATATTTTAACTCCTTCGTATACATATGTGATGGAAGCAGCTTGACTTTTTAAGTGACCGAAAGGACGATTTTCCCGCCTAAACATGAAAGAAAAAGTCCAATAACAAATATAATGCTAAAGAATTATAAAATACAACAATTAAGGCAACGAGGCTCCCACCACCACCTACATTAGCCATTGAACGCTTAAAATCACTTCTGCAACACTCCCATCACAGCTTATAACCTTAAGTCGGCTCTCACGTGCAAGATGACTTTTCTTACCCTGCCAAAACAACGCCAAGAGACGTGGAATCGAGTGAAAAGAGTCACGGTCAAGGGCAAACTAACACTTATTTGAGGGTTCACATTGCGTAATAGGAagtcttttcttcatcaggTGCAGGCGAATAGAGTTGAGTGATGGTTAAACTAGCCGAATACTCCCGAACCGCGACGTTTGCGTGGTCCCACGAGAGAATTCCCTCCCTTGTTACTGGAACGGCCTCTGGGACAGTAGATGCAAACTTTTCGAGCGAATCTGCTCTAGAATTGTGGTCGTTGCTAGCCAGTGATCCTTCTAAACCTAAGGCCTCACTTGCTGTGGATGCAAAGTTCAACGATCTCGATTGGTCgaatgatgataaaattATCGCTGGTGCCCTGGATAGCGGTGTAGTTGAACTTTTCTCTAGTACAGGcgactctttgaaatcagAAGCGCGTTTCCAGCAGCATCAGGGTGCCGCAAAGACTGTCAAGTTCAATTCAAAACAGAATAACGTTTTAGCATCTGGTGGTAGTAAAGGTGAGATCTACATTTGGGATTTGAACACTTGTCTGAAGAACTCTGAGGGCTACACACCGTTGACTCCTGGTGTTGCAAGTACtccaattgaagaagttactTCTTTAGCTTGGAATCAATCGTTGGCACACGTTTTTGCCTCTGCAGGGTCTACAAGTTACGCGTCAATCTGGGATTTAAAGGCAAAAAAGGAGGTTATCCATTTAAGTTATGCTTCACCAAGTACTGGCTTGAAATCACAACTATCAGTCGTCGAATGGCACCCAAAGAACTCTACACGGGTGGCTACAGCCACCGGTAGCGACACCGAACCTTTGATCCTGGTTTGGGATCTGAGAAACGCAAACACCCCACTACAAGTCCTATCGAAGGGTCACTCCAAGGGAATCTTGTCTTTGGATTGGTGTTCTCAAGACGAAGAGCTTTTGCTGTCCAGTGGTCGCGATAACACCATAGTGTTGTGGAACCCAGAATCCGGGCAGGAATTGACTCAGTTTCCAACGCGTGGAAACTGGTGTTTCAAAACAAAGTTTGCACCAGAGGCTCCAGACCTTTTTGCTTCTGCATCGTTTGATAACAAGATTCAAGTACAGACTTTACAAAACCTGGTTAACACCTTGGACCAAGAACAAACCGAATCTAAGCAGAAAGAATCTGAGACagatttttggaataatgTGACTCAGGAGGACTCAAATGAAAAACCAAACATGATTCATCTACAGGCTCCATCATGGTACGGTAACAAATCTCCTGCCGCTCAGTGGGCCTTTGGTGGTAAATTAGTTCACATCAGTGCTGACGGTAGAAGTGTTTCTATCACCAAGCCATCGCTACCGGGTCTTGAAGAGAATACTATGTTAGAtcaagctttgaaaagtagTGATTTTAAGCCTCTGATAAATAGAAGATTGGCCAAGACTATTGATGATACCAACGACGAGGACTGGAATCTACTTGAAAAGCTTTCTATGGACGGGAAGGACGAAATACTAAAGGAGGCATTTacttttgatgatgaagaagaaagaaaggaaaagaacaagattGACGAAGGTGAGGATTTCTTTGCTAACATCGAGGAAGCTTTTCAACCAGAGGGAGAGTTTAGTTTATCAAGGGGTGTTGAGAAACAAATCTCACAAGATGTCGTCGGCGGTAACCTGAAGTCTGCTGTATCTGCTTCATTGGACGATGATCTACTTTTAGAAGCCATGATTATCGCCCTTGATTCGGGCGACAAGACGTTGAAGGATTCTGTCAAGAGATATTACTTCACAAAGTATGGTAACAAGTCGCCATTGTCGAGATTCTTGTTCTCTATTTCTAACGGCAACGCAGATGATTTGGTGAAGAACTTGGAGATTTCGCAATGGAAGTACGCTGCTAAGGCAATTGACAGATTCTATGCAAATGATTTGCAGTCAAAGAATGAGCAACTAGAAAAGTTGGCTTACAGACTTCTGGAATCCGGCAACAGACAGGATGCTATTCTTCTCTACCTATCAGCAAACTCTTTGGACAAAGTGGCAGAAGTCTGGCTAAAGGAAGCTCAAGgattggaagaaaaagtGCAAAAAAACAAAGGGTCGCTCTATGAAGCTCATTCTGAGAGTTTAACTGAATTTATCGAAAGATTCACAGTTTTGGCGAAGCTCGTTGGTGAAAAGACCAAGATTACCAACGAAGATCTCATCTCCAAGTTCATGGAGTACGTGAACCTAGCATCATCGAGTGGTACATTTGATTTAGCATACTCAATCTTAGAAACTTTGCCTGCTGAAAATCGTGAGGTTCAGCTGGAGAAAGAACGTGTACTGCTCGCTTCCGGTAAGTCGGTCAAAAACGTCAAGTCCGCTCAAAAGGCTTCTTTCGCTCAGCCATCTATGAAACCTGCTGCTGGCGCTCTACCATATGGTGCTGTAACTCCAGGTTATGTGCCCCCAGGTGGAGTATTGCCTAACGCTCGTGTGGGCCCTCAAATCGCACAACCTCTTGCAGGCTCGGTCGGCGGCTCCAACACTAATCCATATGCGCCTCCTGCAGGATCTCCAGCACTGGGCACTAGATATGCACCAACAACAGCTTCTCCTAACACTTATCCGATGAGTATGCCAGCCGCTACGCAGAGCTCTTTCACTCCACCAGCAAACCCTTATGCTGCAAGCGCTGTCAACACCGCAGGAGTTCCTATCGCTGGACAATCTTCCTACACGCCATTGAATCCCAAACCTGTTCCAAATTTCATCTCCTCTCCACCAGCGTATGGAGCTGCCGAGCCCCCAACAGGACCACCACCTCCAACGGTGGCATCTGGTCAAACTCCTTCTCTAAACAGAAAAGCGAACGATGGTTGGAACGATTTGCCACTACCTGTAAAGGAGAAGCCATCTAGGGCTAAAGCGGGATCTGTTGCACCAGTGAAGATTGCCGCGGCCCAAACTGCTGCACCAGCTAACGGAATCTCGCGTCCCCCCTTAGTAGGCAAAGTCTCATCGATGACACCTTCTTTATCGTCACCGCTTCCTCCACCACCTGTAAAGAGCAGTAGGATGGCATCCGTATCCTCCAATGGGTCAATGATGTCCAATTCTCCAATGACTGGCTCTACGAATCCTTATGCGCCACCAGTGGTGTCCAATATATCCACACCAAGAGTCAATGCAACAGACTATTCAGCACCTCAGGCTCCTGCAATCGCTAATCCCTATGCACCCCCAGCTGTATCATCACCCAAACTGAACCAGCCAAATCCATACGCACCACCCGCCCAGACTGCTCCAATGGCAGGGCTACCATCAAATCCATATGCCAACCCAGTTGGCCCATCACAACCTCCAGCAGCTCAAAAGCCACCAATCGGTCCACCTCCAGTGGGTCCACCACCAATGAgcctgaagaagaaaaatcacAGTTATACCACTGTAGAGAATGCGAGCCATCTTTTGGAGTCGGTCCAAAAAAAGCCTGAGTCACCATACTCTAGGCCCCAGGTAGCTGCTCCACCTTCAGCGGACACTGCCCCAGTCTTATCGGCAGCGGTAGTCGGAGCAACTGCTACTTCGGCTGCTGCTCCTGAAGGAATTCCAGAAGATCAACAACCCATCATGGACTTtctgaaagaagaactagTACGTGTGACACCGTTGATACCCAAGGAGTATACTAAGCAGCTCAAAGACTGTGACAAGAGACTAAACATCTTGTATGGTCACTTGGAAAAGCAAGACCTTTTGACACAACCTACCATTGATAAACTCCGCAGTCTAACTCAGtttttgaaggagaaaaacTATTCAGAGGCAATGCAAGTACATGTCGATATCGCCACTAACCACGCACAAGAAGGTGGCAACTGGCTTACCGGTGTGAAAAGACTAATTGGTATCGCTGAAGCTACTTCCAGTTAAACCAGTCGGTCGAAAACATCGCCGAGGCCCTAAATACTTACATATGTAGCCTTCAGAGACTGAAAATACTAGATTCTGAATGAAATTGGCCGATCGAGGACCACATATCCTATCAAGTTCACTTTCTAACCTTCATTGTCGTCTATTTACCTTTCTTCACGTGAAGTGGAGCTTATTCCCGGACAGCGCTTCTCGAACAGGGAAAATCGGCAATTGCTAAGGCAAGCTGATGGAATTTGGATGATCGattattgaaaatgatAAGACAACTGAGAGTACAAGCAATCTATTGCTAATAATCGCTGAATATCTTGTGTGAGGACATGTATATCTAGGACTTACAGAATGCAGAAGGAAGAAAGTAGCACAGAGGAGGCCCTCGATAAGGTAAGGAGCGGCTTTTTAAGAAAAGCGATCAATAAAGTCAGCAAAGGTGTATCACTGCGACGTGCTTCTCCCGGAACCTCTTCAGAGCTCGAGGAAGGAAATGTGAGACCCACTTCGATGGTTTCCGAGGCTCAATCTGCTGGAGACTTTCAGATGAATCGATTATCCAATATGAGCGATGAGATGTCAGAAGTAGATGACGCATCTCTACTATTTTCCCAGCCTCCACAACCGCAGTCGAATTTGATGACAATCGTAGTGGGAGTATTCGTTGCAGTAGGTGGATTTCTTTTTGGCTATGATACAGGATTGATTAATAGCATTATTGATATGAACTATGTGAGAACGAACTTGGCACCAGATCATGAAGGATTTTCAGCCAGGGAGATGGCTATCATTGTATCTTTCTTGTCTCTGGGGACCTTTATCGGAGCCTTGTCTGCTCCTTTGCTATCTGATTCCTATGGGCGGAAGGCAACAATAATATTTAGCACAGTGGTTGTGTTTCTCATTGGGAATTCACTGCAGGTGGCAGCACATAGTGTGAAGCTACTGATCGCTGGGAGAGTCATTTCAGGATTGGGAATTGGTCTGATTTCAGCGGTTGTCCCACTGTATCAGGGTGAAGCTGCCAATAAATTCCTCAGAGGAGCTATAATCTCTACGTATCAGTGGGCTATCACATGGGGGCTCCTAGTTTCGAGTGCGGTTTCGCAAGGTACACATTCAAGAAATGATGCTTCCTCTTATAGGATTCCCATAGGTTTACAGTACGTTTGGGCACTGGTGCTTGCTGTCGGAATGCTCTTCCTCCCAGAAAGCCCCAGGTTTTAcgttttgaaagatgaactgGACAAAGCTGCAAAGTCACTATCGTTTTTAAGAAGTGTACCGATAACAGATGCAGGGCtcttggaagaattggtaGAAATTAAGGCTACCTACGATTACGAAGCATCTTTTGGATCTTCATCCGTACTGGATTGCTTCAGATCGAGCCGAAGTAGGCCGAAGCAGACTCTGAGAATGCTTTCTGGTATTGCAATTCAAGCGTGTCAACAATTTTCAggtatcaatttcatcttttaCTATGgtgtcaattttttcaataagaCTGGGATAACAAACAGTTACCTAGTTTCATTCATCACATATGCAGTCAATGTGGCATTTAACATTCCCGGCTTATTCCTTGTCGATCGTGTCGGTAGACGTAAAATCCTGTTATTTGGTGGTGTATTCATGACCGCGTCGAACTTTATCATAGCCATTGTTGGTTGTTCAACTAATTCGGTTGTTGCCAATA
The window above is part of the Torulaspora delbrueckii CBS 1146 chromosome 3, complete genome genome. Proteins encoded here:
- the RPO21 gene encoding DNA-directed RNA polymerase II subunit RPB1 (similar to Saccharomyces cerevisiae RPO21 (YDL140C); ancestral locus Anc_7.314) — encoded protein: MVAQQYSSAPLRTVKEVQFGLFSPEEVRAISVAKIRFPETMDETQTRAKIGGLNDPRLGSIDRNLKCQTCQEGMNECPGHFGHIDLAKPVFHIGFITKIKKVCECVCMHCGKLLLDDHNEQMRQACKIKDSKKRFNAIWTLCKTKMICESDVPSEEDPTKLISRGGCGNAQPTVRKDGLKLVGSWKKEKNTGDPEEPEQRILTMEEILNIFKHISKEDSNRLGFNEEFARPEWMILTVLPVPPPPVRPSISFNESQRGEDDLTFKLADILKANISLETLEHNGAPHHAIEEAESLLQFHVATYMDNDIAGQPQALQKSGRPVKSIRARLKGKEGRIRGNLMGKRVDFSARTVISGDPNLELDQVGVPKSIAKTLTYPEVVTPYNIDRLTFLVRNGPNEHPGAKYVIRDNGDRIDLRYSKRAGDIQLQYGWKVERHIMDNDPVLFNRQPSLHKMSMMAHRVKVMPYSTFRLNLSVTSPYNADFDGDEMNLHVPQSEETRAELSQLCAVPLQIVSPQSNKPCMGIVQDTLCGIRKLTLRDNFIELDQVLNMLYWVPDWDGVIPTPAIIKPKPLWTGKQILSIAIPKGIHLQRFDEGTTLLSPKDNGMLIIDGKIIFGVVDKKTVGSSSGGLIHVVTREKGPQICARLFGNIQKVVNYWFLHNGFSTGIGDTIADGQTMREITETIADAKKKVEDVTKEAQANLLTAKHGMTLRESFEDNVVRFLNEARDKAGRLAEVNLKDLNNVKQMVSAGSKGSFINIAQMSACVGQQSVEGKRIAFGFVDRTLPHFSKDDYSPESKGFVENSYLRGLTPQEFFFHAMGGREGLIDTAVKTAETGYIQRRLVKALEDIMVHYDSTTRNSLGNVIQFVYGEDGMDASHIEKQAIDTIGGSDSAFEKRYRIDLLNPDHLLDPSLLESGSEIVGDLKLQVLLDEEYKQLVEDRFFLRSVFVDGEPNWPLPVNIRRIVQNAQQTFRIDHTKPSDLSIRDVYFAVKNLQDKLLVLRGNSEIIKNAQQDAVSLFCCLMRSRLATRRVIEEYRLTKQAFEWVLNNIEIQFLRSIVHPGEMVGVLAAQSIGEPATQMTLNTFHFAGVASKKVTSGVPRLXXXXEKAKFIRSAIEHTTLKSVTVASEIYYDPDPRSTVIAEDEEIIQLHFSLLDDETEKSLDQQSPWLLRLELDRAAMNDKDLTMGQVGEKIKETFKNDLFVIWSEDNAEKLIIRCRVVRPKSMDIETEAEEDHMLKKIENTMLENITLRGVENIERVVMMKYDRKVPSATGEYHKVPEWVLETDGVNLSEVMTVPGVDSKRIYTNSFIDIMEVLGIEAGRAALYKEVYNVIASDGSYVNYRHMALLVDVMTTQGGLTSVTRHGFNRSATGALMRCSFEETVEILFEAGACAEMDDCRGVSENVILGQMAPIGTGSFDVMIDEESLVKYMPEQKVTELEDGQDGGATPYSNESGLVNTEIDVKDELMFSPLVDSGASDAMAGGFTAYGGGDYGGGFGEAPSSPGFGGVSSPGFSPSSPAYSPTSPSYSPTSPSYSPSSPNYSPTSPSYSPTSPSYSPTSPSYSPTSPSYSPTSPSYSPTSPSYSPTSPSYSPTSPSYSPTSPSYSPRLHHILLHHQATVQPLRAIALHHQVIVQLHQAIVRHHQATAQLHHLILQLLQVTLLHLQATALGRLHILQELTRNKIKTIMKITTNDGALKFMNLTMFNYLYYNLKFSVSSESVNWLVKH
- the CPR6 gene encoding peptidylprolyl isomerase CPR6 (similar to Saccharomyces cerevisiae CPR6 (YLR216C); ancestral locus Anc_7.313) codes for the protein MARSKTYFDISIGGTPKGRIVFELYNDVVPKTAENFLELCKGDFGMAKSKPDVPLSYKGSIFHRVIKDFMLQFGDFTNSDGTGGESIYGEKFEDENFTLKHDKPFLLSMANAGPNTNGSQAFITCVPTPHLDGKHVVFGEVIQGKRLVRLIESQQTDQGNDKPMRDVKIEDCGVLPDDYEVPANAEDTPTDEYGDNYEESLKEDSKVDVNDVKSVLKATEFVKQIGTDQFKKQNYTVALEKYQKCDKFLKEYTPEDLPEEDIKKINDLKVSLPLNIALCALKCKDYRKVLVAGSEVLYAEAADDKAKAKALYRRGLAYNALNDIDMALTDLEMATTFQQNDAAILNAIKDVKVKKKANKRQTEEVSIQDVFLS